The Canis lupus dingo isolate Sandy chromosome 11, ASM325472v2, whole genome shotgun sequence genome includes a region encoding these proteins:
- the LOC112662616 gene encoding interferon alpha-2-like: protein FSVLLALVMLSSSPACSLDCNLHFSHGNPETFTLLSQMGRISILSCLKDMTDFSFPWMLVDGNKFEKTEATAVMHEMLQQIFNLFSKSGFLLAWDETLLDKFLTGLYQQLDDLQTCLGEEKNVELLPLESENSIRAVKRYFHGISLYLKEKEYSHCAWEVVRVETKKCLFFNKLTEKLRK from the coding sequence TTCTCTGTGCTTCTGGCCCTGGTGATGTTGagctccagccctgcctgctCTCTGGACTGCAACCTGCATTTCAGCCATGGCAATCCAGAAACCTTCACACTTTTGAGTCAAATGGGGAGAATCTCCATTCTGTCCTGTCTGAAGGATATGACTGACTTCAGCTTTCCTTGGATGCTTGTCGATGGGAACAAATTTGAGAAGACAGAAGCCACAGCGGTCATGCATGAGATGCTCCAGCAGATCTTCAACCTTTTCAGCAAAAGTGGCTTTCTTCTGGCTTGGGATGAGACCCTTCTAGACAAATTCCTCACTGGACTTTATCAGCAGCTGGATGACCTGCAGACATGTTTGGGGGAGGAAAAGAACGTGGAACTGTTACCCCTGGAAAGTGAGAACTCCATACGGGCTGTGAAGAGATACTTCCATGGAATCAGTCTCTatcttaaagagaaagaatacaGCCACTGTGCCTGGGAGGTTGTAAGGGTGGAAACCAAAAAGTGTTTGTTCTTTAACAAGCTTACAGAGAAactcaggaaataa